The Acidobacteriota bacterium sequence ATCACGGTGCACCACCAGGTTCTGGTGGGCGTGGTAGACCGCCGAGCAAACGGTGGTGAAAAGCTCCAACCGTTCGGCGATGCCCAACCGGCGATGGTCGCAATAGCGGTCGATGGGCTCACCCTCGATGTACTCCATGACGAAGTAGGGCAGGCCGTCGTCGGTGGTGCCGCCATCGAGCAGGCGGGCGATGTTGGGATGATCGAGATTGGCCAGGATCTGGCGCTCGCGGCGGAAGCGCTCGACGATGTTGTGGCTGCCCATGCCCGGGCGCACCACCTTGAGAGCGACCTTCTGGTCGTATTCGCGGTCCGCCCGCACCGCCAGGAAGACCTCCCCCATGCCGCCTTCGCCGAGCAGCTCGACGACCCGGTAGGGACCGATGCGACGACCTTCTTCGCGACTGCCGTCGTCGCCTTGGAAGAGCTCGATGCCCTGCGCCACCGCCGATTCGATCACCGCCCCGGACGAGCGGTCGGAGGAGATCAGGTTCTCGACTTCGCGACGCAGCTCGGCGTCGTCACCGCACTCCGTGTCGAGGAAAGTCTCGAGGTCCGCGGGCGCCAGCTCGACGGCGGCGGCGAACAGGGTTTCAATACGCTGCCAGCGCTCCGGAGTCATGCCGGTCCGGGCGGCGGGCCCTCGTCACCGGACTCGCCGCGCTGGGGCGCCGATTCGGCAGCCGCCTCGGCGGCCTGCATTTCCTTGTGCAGCCAGGCGCGGGCCAAGCGCGTGTCGGCGATCACCGTCGCCGTCGAAACCTCCAGGAACTCCGCCGTCTCCTCGATGGTGAGACCGCCGAAGAAACGCAGCTCGATGATGCGTGCCTTGCGCTGATCGATCTCGGCGAGATCCTTCAAAGCCTCGTCAAGGGCCACCAGATCGGTAGCCTCCTGATCCGAGACCTCACCGGCCTCCTGCAGCGACAGCTTGGGGACTCCACCGCCGCGCTTGGCGGTGCGATGGCCGCGGGCGTGATCGACCAGAATGCGGCGCATGAGCTGCGCCGCCACCGCATAGAAGTGGATGCGATCGCGCCAGCGGGGATGGTTCTTACCGGAAAGCTTGAGATAGGCCTCGTGCACCAGCTCGGTGGGGTCGAAGCTGTGGTCCGAGCGTTCGCGGCGCATGTAGCGACCGGCGAGACGGCGCAGCTCCCCATAGACCAAGGGCATCAACCGATCGAGGGCGTGCGGGTCTCCCTGACGCCATTCGATCAGCAGGCTGGTGACGTCGTTCGGCGGTAGCGGCATGTCTCAGCAGCATCCTACCACCCCGCCAAAGGACTCACTCGGAAGGCATTTGTTGCTCTTCGAGGGCTCGTGTCGAGATGTGAATCTCGCCTTCGAGGGTGCGGTGCACGGGACAGCGATCGGCGATTTCGAGCAGGCGTTGACGCTGTCCGTCATCGAGCGGGCCCTGGACCTCGAGGCGACGATCGATGTGATCGATCTTGCCGCTGGTGGTCTGGCAGTCCTCGCAGTCGCGGGCGTGGATCTTGCCGTGATCGAGCAGCACGCGGACGCCCTCGAGGGGCCACTTCTTGCGATCCGCATACATCCGCAAGGTCATCGCAGTGCAGGTGCCGAGGGCGGCGAGGAGCAGGTCGTAGGGCGTCGGGCCGAGATCGTCACCGCCCACCGAGCGCGGCTCGTCGGCGACCAGACGATGCTGCCGCGCCAGCACCTCGGTGGTGTAACCGCGGGCACCCCCGCGAATCTCCACCTGACCTTCCGAGACAGACTCTTCCGGCGCCTCGA is a genomic window containing:
- a CDS encoding sigma-70 family RNA polymerase sigma factor yields the protein MPLPPNDVTSLLIEWRQGDPHALDRLMPLVYGELRRLAGRYMRRERSDHSFDPTELVHEAYLKLSGKNHPRWRDRIHFYAVAAQLMRRILVDHARGHRTAKRGGGVPKLSLQEAGEVSDQEATDLVALDEALKDLAEIDQRKARIIELRFFGGLTIEETAEFLEVSTATVIADTRLARAWLHKEMQAAEAAAESAPQRGESGDEGPPPGPA